The sequence TGAAATAAAAAAAATATTAAAAGATATCTCAAAAGAAAATTATGACGAATTAATTAAAATTCAGATAAAAGAGGATATTGAGAATATGGATAAAGATGTTAAGGAATTCTGTAGAGGACTAATTCATATTAATGGTAATAATAAGTATTATAGGAAGCCGTTTCTTAAACTAGTTGATATAGATTTCTTTTATAATAAAATGTGTTCATTATCACTAAAAGACCAAGAATTGATTATATATTCACTTGAAGAAAGATATAGGAAAAAATATAGCAATGGAGAATTATACCAGGAATATCGTGATGATTTGCAAAATTTGATTAATCTTACTCAGAAATATAAAAATAGCATTGGAAGTATTGAATATAATCCAATTGAATTCATAAAGAAAAATATAGCTGATTCTTTAGAATCTTTAGTTGAGTACTTTCACGAGAAAACACGCCCTCTGCCAGAATAGAAGTCACCTACATTAAGTGTTCTGGGAGGTGACGTATGGCTCGGTATAGTGCGCAGACCCTCTTCCCGTAGCAATTTGAGTATCGTGGGGACATTCACGGGAAAGACGAGTCTCCGTCGAAGCCGGAAGCCTCTTCCCTTTTCCAGCATGCTCCAAATTTTTTTGCCGTTTGCGGGAGTTTTATCTGTGCCCGGGATTTTATGATTCTGGGGCTTTTATAGGGCGAGGACTAAGTTTAACAAACCCTATCCTGTTCTGCTCTTCATCCTGTATTCTACCCCTGTCCGTTGGATCGTAAGAGCTCATGGTTTGATATGGACACCTAATTCAGATAAATAGAGCACCAGGGACTGCCATCCCTCTTCTGCAATCGACCTTAGGATAGCCATATCCATCATCTGATATTCGTGGATTGCAATATTCCGAAATCCAACCATAGCAACCATTTTCTGGGCTGTTGCCTGAGAGATTTTGTTGTTTTTCGCCAATATTCTAAAAGCCTCTGCACTTGTTTGTGGAATACCCAGACGATTAACAGCACAAAGATGGATTGCCAAATCTATGGCAGCCTGACAGGCCCGTTCTATATTTAAAGTTAGGGCATCAATATGAGTATATTGAGTTAAGGTCGGATCCATACGATACTCTTCGAGGACTCTGCGTAATGACCGTTCTATAATTGCGGCCTTATTCAAAACGATATCATCTATTTCTATAGGCATGTAAAAGTTCCTTCCGTTCCTCATTAAACCAGAGATACATACTGAGAAGTGTTGTTTCCATCAGCTGGACATATAAGGGGTTTTTCATGAAAAGGCGTGCGCCCTTTTCTAGAACCTGTCGAGAATAAACCAGGTTTGCCGAAGAGAGAAGCCCCATATCCACCGACCGGCCCAATTCATAGGAGAGCCTTCCCGCCAGTTCTGCCCTATCAAGACTGGTAAAAGATAAACCCTGCACCGGCAGGATGGCCACATCGATATCACTGTCAGGTCTCATACGACCACTGGCGGCACTTCCCAGAAGATAGGCCGCGGCAATCCTTTCGTCTTGCCAGAGCAGAGCTTTAAGTTGTATCAATGTCTGTTTGGGAAGCTTCATAAAACTAGTATAAAAAAAACCTTTCCATAAAGCAAGGAGCATGCAGAAAACTCTTGATGACCCTTTAAGATATAGGGCGCCCCTTATGGAGAAGTTCCCCGTGGTACCATGT comes from Treponema sp. J25 and encodes:
- a CDS encoding DUF86 domain-containing protein, yielding MRNGRNFYMPIEIDDIVLNKAAIIERSLRRVLEEYRMDPTLTQYTHIDALTLNIERACQAAIDLAIHLCAVNRLGIPQTSAEAFRILAKNNKISQATAQKMVAMVGFRNIAIHEYQMMDMAILRSIAEEGWQSLVLYLSELGVHIKP
- a CDS encoding nucleotidyltransferase domain-containing protein; translation: MKLPKQTLIQLKALLWQDERIAAAYLLGSAASGRMRPDSDIDVAILPVQGLSFTSLDRAELAGRLSYELGRSVDMGLLSSANLVYSRQVLEKGARLFMKNPLYVQLMETTLLSMYLWFNEERKELLHAYRNR